From a single Nicotiana tomentosiformis chromosome 2, ASM39032v3, whole genome shotgun sequence genomic region:
- the LOC104109811 gene encoding thioredoxin-like protein CXXS1, which yields MEDQEQGTKSRVMKVDSKESWDFHVNQATVQGSPIVAHFTAAWCIPSVAMNPFMEELASMYQNTISFLTIDVDEVKEVASKYEVKAMPTFLLLKDGVPVDKLIGANPDEIRKRVQSLAQSNPTDIA from the exons ATGGAAGACCAAGAGCAGGGGACCAAGTCAAGAGTTATGAAGGTAGACTCTAAGGAATCATGGGATTTCCATGTTAATCAAGCCACTGTTCAAGGATCCCCT ATTGTGGCACACTTTACTGCTGCTTGGTGTATTCCCTCTGTGGCAATGAATCCCTTTATGGAGGAGTTGGCTTCTATGTACCAAAATACTATTTCTTTTCTCACAATTGATGTGGATGAGGTCAAG GAGGTGGCTAGCAAATATGAGGTGAAAGCCATGCCAACATTTCTGCTGCTGAAAGATGGAGTGCCAGTTGACAAGCTAATTGGTGCAAATCCAGATGAGATAAGGAAAAGGGTCCAGAGTCTTGCTCAGTCCAACCCTACAGATATAGCCTAG